In Paraburkholderia sp. BL23I1N1, a genomic segment contains:
- a CDS encoding fimbria/pilus outer membrane usher protein translates to MSGSQPVAAKPAPGAAAARDLYLEVMLNGQRTSLIAHFRDVGGRLSATAKDLSDIGIATDKLGAADTASIELDQIPGLHYQYDASGQTIDLQVPDAIRKPYTFDTRELTQTPNATASRGFLVNYDAFAQTDTNAQFALWSEERYFDPAGVLSNTGIAYLYRDLHRYVRYDTSWSTSNPATLSTTQFGDTISSSLDWSRSIRIGGFQWRSNFALRPDLVTFPVQALSGTAVVPSAVDLYINNVRQFSGNVPSGPFIVNNVPGITGAGEATVITHDALGRTISTSLPLYVDTRMLAAGLSSYSFEAGLLRRAYGIDSFSYDPRPAVSATARRGMSDALTLEGHAEATGGLVNAGAGALVRMGMAGVINGSLSASAGKLTGTQVGLGYQLIEPHFSIDAQTLRAYGNYGDLAARDGTPVPTATDRVTLALPFFSRQTVSLSYIGYRFPGIPASRIGSLSYTLNFGNLASLTLSTYKDFLQHNTNGIFLTVSLGLGNNTAINASVGRQNGQSTYNLNAQRPPDYAGGWGWGVQAGGSGAVPYRQAQAQYLGNHGEVTALAQDIDRHANASLDVTGAIVLMDHSIQPARRIDDGFALVSTDGVASVPVLHENRVIGTTDRNGHLLIPDLNAYQHNEVAIDSMNLPADARIATTSMDLVPESRTGVLANFQVTRYSAASLILRGADGKLLPPGTRVHHVESGRDTIVGYDGLTFIDNLQRDNHLEIDTGAMRCSVEFTYERPAADGSLPTLGPLTCGSSAAAPAPGAAR, encoded by the coding sequence ATGTCCGGCTCCCAACCCGTTGCGGCGAAGCCCGCACCGGGCGCCGCGGCGGCCCGTGATCTGTATCTGGAAGTCATGCTCAACGGCCAGCGCACCTCGTTGATCGCGCATTTCCGCGACGTCGGCGGCCGGCTCAGCGCCACCGCGAAGGACCTGAGCGACATCGGCATCGCCACCGACAAGCTCGGCGCCGCCGATACCGCCTCGATCGAACTCGACCAGATCCCGGGCCTGCACTACCAATACGACGCCTCGGGCCAGACCATCGACCTTCAGGTACCCGACGCGATCCGCAAGCCGTACACGTTCGATACGCGCGAGTTGACGCAAACGCCGAATGCCACCGCGTCGCGCGGCTTTCTGGTCAACTACGACGCGTTCGCGCAAACGGACACCAATGCGCAGTTCGCACTGTGGAGCGAGGAGCGCTACTTCGACCCGGCCGGCGTGCTGAGCAATACCGGTATCGCGTACCTGTACCGCGATCTGCATCGTTACGTACGCTACGACACCTCGTGGAGTACCTCGAACCCGGCCACGCTCAGCACCACCCAGTTCGGCGACACGATTTCATCGTCACTCGACTGGAGCCGTTCGATCCGCATCGGCGGCTTCCAGTGGCGCAGCAACTTTGCGCTGCGCCCCGACCTCGTGACGTTCCCGGTGCAGGCACTCTCGGGCACGGCCGTCGTGCCGTCGGCGGTGGATCTGTACATCAACAACGTGCGGCAATTCAGCGGCAACGTGCCGAGCGGACCGTTCATCGTCAATAACGTGCCGGGCATCACCGGCGCGGGCGAAGCCACCGTGATCACGCACGACGCGCTCGGCCGCACCATTTCGACTTCGCTGCCGCTGTACGTCGACACCCGGATGCTGGCGGCAGGCCTGTCGAGCTATTCGTTCGAAGCGGGATTGCTGCGCCGTGCATATGGCATCGATTCGTTTTCCTACGATCCACGGCCCGCGGTCAGCGCGACCGCGCGACGCGGCATGAGCGACGCGCTGACACTCGAAGGCCATGCGGAAGCCACCGGCGGCCTCGTCAACGCGGGAGCCGGTGCGCTGGTGCGCATGGGCATGGCCGGCGTGATCAACGGCTCGTTGTCCGCGAGCGCCGGCAAGCTGACCGGCACCCAGGTCGGTCTCGGTTATCAGCTGATCGAACCGCACTTCTCGATCGATGCGCAGACGCTGCGCGCCTACGGCAACTACGGCGACCTCGCCGCGCGCGACGGCACACCGGTGCCCACCGCCACCGACCGCGTAACGCTGGCGCTGCCCTTCTTCAGCCGCCAGACCGTATCGCTTAGTTATATCGGCTACCGTTTTCCGGGCATTCCCGCGTCGCGGATCGGTTCACTGTCGTACACGCTGAACTTCGGCAATCTGGCCTCGCTCACGCTCAGCACGTACAAGGACTTTTTGCAGCACAACACCAACGGGATATTCCTGACCGTGAGCTTAGGCCTCGGCAACAACACCGCGATCAACGCGAGTGTCGGCCGTCAGAACGGCCAGTCCACCTACAACCTCAATGCGCAGCGGCCACCCGACTATGCCGGCGGCTGGGGCTGGGGGGTGCAGGCGGGCGGCTCGGGCGCAGTGCCGTACCGCCAGGCGCAGGCGCAATATCTCGGCAACCACGGCGAGGTGACCGCGCTGGCGCAAGACATCGACCGGCATGCGAACGCCTCGCTCGACGTGACCGGCGCGATCGTGCTGATGGACCACAGCATCCAGCCGGCGCGGCGTATCGACGACGGCTTCGCGCTGGTGTCCACCGACGGCGTCGCGAGCGTGCCGGTGCTGCACGAAAACCGCGTGATCGGCACGACCGACCGCAACGGCCATTTGCTGATACCGGACCTGAACGCGTACCAGCACAACGAGGTCGCCATCGACAGCATGAATCTGCCCGCCGACGCGCGCATCGCCACGACCTCCATGGATCTCGTGCCGGAATCGCGCACGGGTGTGCTGGCGAATTTTCAGGTCACGCGCTACAGCGCTGCTTCGCTGATTCTGCGTGGCGCGGACGGCAAGCTGCTGCCACCGGGCACGCGCGTGCATCACGTCGAAAGCGGCCGCGATACGATTGTCGGCTACGACGGGCTGACCTTCATCGACAATCTTCAGCGCGACAATCATCTCGAGATCGACACCGGCGCCATGCGTTGCAGCGTCGAATTCACCTACGAGCGCCCCGCCGCCGACGGCTCGTTGCCGACGCTTGGACCGCTCACCTGCGGCAGCAGCGCTGCGGCCCCGGCGCCAGGAGCGGCGCGATGA